The following proteins are co-located in the Chlorocebus sabaeus isolate Y175 chromosome 21, mChlSab1.0.hap1, whole genome shotgun sequence genome:
- the LOC119622725 gene encoding LOW QUALITY PROTEIN: adhesion G protein-coupled receptor A1-like (The sequence of the model RefSeq protein was modified relative to this genomic sequence to represent the inferred CDS: substituted 1 base at 1 genomic stop codon), with amino-acid sequence MARALSRRRGPREARRGRHRLLGRRSGVGGLGPLLLRPRPPLSLVPRSGGGTALSPEDAGSDCKGVSAFLSGRFYLVSGGVPFIICGVTAATNIRNYGTEDEDAAYCWMAWEPSLGAFYGPAAVIALVTCVYFLGTYVQLRRHPGRRYKMRAQPEEQRRLATPEGSRGIPPGTPPARDAPGASVLQNEHSFQAQLRAAAFTLFLFTATWAFGALAVSQGHFLDMVFSCLYGAFCVTLGLFVLIHHCAKREDVWQCXWACCPPCRDAHSALDANGAALGRAACLHSPGLGQQRGFAHPPGPCKMTNLQAAQGHASCLSPATPCCAKMHGEPLMADEAHVHAQEEGAFGHDPHLHGCLQGRTKPPYFSRHPAEEPEYAYHIPSSLYGSPRSSCTDSPPSSLDGPAGAHTLACCAQGDPFPMVSQPEGSDGSPALYSCPTRPGREAALGPGHLEMLRRTQSLPFGGPSQNGLPKGNLLEDLPFGTDGTGNIRTGPWKNETTV; translated from the exons ATGGCCAGGGCCCTCTCCAGGCGCAGAGGCCCGCGGGAGGCCAGGCGAGGCCGGCACAGGCTGCTCGGTCGGCGGTCTGGGGTCGGGGGTCTTGGTCCCCTCCTGCTCCGCCCGCGCCCGCCGCTCTCCCTTGTCCCGCGGAGTGGGGGAGGGACAGCGCTGTCCCCGGAGGATGCAGGCAGCGACTGCAAGGGGGTCAGCGCCTTCCTCTCCGGCAGGTTTTACCTCGTCAGTGGAGGGGTCCCCTTTATCATCTGTGGGGTCACGGCTGCCACGAACATCAGGAATTACGGGACAGAGGACGAGGACGCGGCGTA CTGCTGGATGGCCTGGGAGCCTAGCCTGGGCGCCTTCTACGGCCCAGCCGCCGTCATTGCCCTGGTCACCTGCGTGTACTTCCTGGGCACCTACGTGCAGCTGCGGCGCCACCCAGGGCGCAGGTACAAGATGCGTGCACAGCCCGAGGAGCAGCGGCGGCTGGCCACGCCCGAGGGCAGCCGTGGGATCCCGCCCGGCACCCCACCCGCACGTGATGCCCCTGGCGCCTCGGTGCTGCAGAACGAGCACTCGTTCCAGGCACAGCTGCGCGCTGCCGCCTTCACGCTGTTCCTGTTCACGGCCACGTGGGCCTTTGGGGCGCTGGCGGTGTCCCAGGGCCACTTCCTGGACATGGTCTTCAGCTGCCTGTACGGCGCCTTCTGCGTGACACTGGGGCTCTTCGTGCTCATCCACCACTGCGCCAAGCGCGAGGACGTGTGGCAGTGCTAGTGGGCATGCTGCCCACCCTGCAGGGATGCCCACTCCGCGCTCGATGCCAACGGGGCCGCGCTGGGCCGTGCCGCCTGCCTGCATTCGCCGGGCCTCGGCCAGCAACGGGGCTTCGCGCACCCACCGGGACCCTGCAAGATGACCAACCTGCAGGCCGCACAGGGCCACGCCAGTTGTCTGTCCCCGGCCACCCCGTGCTGCGCCAAGATGCACGGCGAGCCACTAATGGCAGACGAGGCACACGTGCACGCGCAGGAGGAGGGTGCCTTCGGGCACGACCCCCACCTGCACGGGTGCCTTCAGGGCAGAACTAAGCCGCCCTACTTTAGCCGGCACCCAGCAGAGGAGCCCGAGTACGCTTACCACATCCCGTCCAGCCTGTACGGCAGCCCCCGAAGCTCGTGCACAGACAGCCCCCCCAGCTCTCTGGATGGCCCGGCAGGGGCACACACGCTGGCCTGCTGCGCCCAGGGTGACCCCTTCCCCATGGTCAGCCAGCCTGAGGGCAGCGATGGGAGCCCTGCCCTCTACAGCTGCCCCACGCGGCCTGGCAGGGAGGCAGCGCTTGGGCCTGGTCACCTGGAGATGCTGCGGAGGACACAGTCCTTGCCCTTTGGTGGCCCCAGCCAGAACGGGCTGCCCAAGGGTAACTTGCTAGAAGACCTGCCGTTTGGCACCGATGGGACTGGCAACATCCGAACAGGACCCTGGAAAAATGAAACTACTGTGTAG